One Gossypium hirsutum isolate 1008001.06 chromosome A11, Gossypium_hirsutum_v2.1, whole genome shotgun sequence genomic window carries:
- the LOC107959525 gene encoding chaperone protein dnaJ 20, chloroplastic, with protein sequence MEISLSTNKLVSTPTKLGFRRKSQVISCRVDNFAATERGKTNFYKVLSLDSENVGLAEIKKAYRRMVLQYHPDVCPPSAREESTQRFLELQMAYETLSDPISRQTYDYELGLVNPDPISHQKYDYEMELVNPMGFGFGNYMTDERRPNFQRDVKKRSQSSMQRMKNRYR encoded by the coding sequence ATGGAAATTAGTCTCAGTACCAACAAATTGGTTTCAACACCAACAAAATTAGGGTTCCGACGGAAGAGTCAAGTCATATCATGTAGGGTTGATAATTTCGCCGCCACGGAAAGGGGGAAAACCAATTTTTATAAAGTTCTTTCTCTTGATTCCGAGAACGTCGGTTTAGCTGAAATAAAGAAGGCTTATAGAAGAATGGTTCTTCAATATCATCCCGACGTTTGTCCTCCTTCAGCAAGGGAAGAATCGACCCAGAGATTTCTCGAGCTTCAAATGGCTTACGAAACTCTGTCGGATCCGATTTCTCGTCAAACGTATGATTATGAATTGGGCTTGGTTAATCCGGATCCGATTTCTCATCAAAAGTATGATTATGAAATGGAGTTGGTTAATCCAATGGGGTTTGGATTTGGGAATTATATGACGGACGAAAGGAGACCGAACTTTCAGAGGGATGTTAAAAAACGATCTCAGAGTAGTATGCAGCGGATGAAAAATAGGTACAGGTAG